A portion of the Symphalangus syndactylus isolate Jambi chromosome 13, NHGRI_mSymSyn1-v2.1_pri, whole genome shotgun sequence genome contains these proteins:
- the ZNF837 gene encoding zinc finger protein 837 has product MEAPAQKAGQGGTPKADAQGASGAREKRPEEPRLLEEDRAGSRPTQKGDLRGAVGGRTTPPGGGCSLGVSPSPGTRHSAGTRPLVREPCGPTSSQDPELVIPEGLQAREGPCRSPARGGDCSRNSCLARHRGAPAGETPPVCEPCPERLRNRPRTQLCEVHRDCWPCQPGTGAPTRPRTPKPTSRGRSPLMEQPRACACGEALAWRALRIPQERLQATEEPRPCARCGKRFRPNQQQRTGKGPPVCPECGQTSRPRPIVPDPPAQRLYACDECGKAFTRTSSLLQHQRIHTGERPYECAECGKAFVRCSGLYRHQKTHSAERHRRGPVLARRALRLGCPPCGDCSERSPRRGSGTGEKPYECADCAKAFGLFSHLVEHRRVHTGEKPYACPECGKAFNQRSNLSRHQRTHSSAKPYACPLCEKAFKGRSGLVQHQRAHTGERPYGCPECGKTFRGCSELRQHERLHSGEKPYICRDCGKAFVRNCSLVRHLRTHTGERPYACGECGRAFSQRSNLNEHQKRHAGRAAP; this is encoded by the coding sequence ATGGAGGCTCCAGCCCAGAAGGCTGGGCAGGGAGGAACCCCCAAGGCCGATGCCCAGGGTGCCTCTGGGGCCCGGGAGAAGAGGCCCGAGGAGCCGAGGCTCCTCGAAGAGGACCGAGCTGGGAGCCGCCCCACTCAAAAGGGGGACCTGCGTGGAGCGGTGGGCGGTAGGACGACTCCCCCAGGCGGGGGCTGCAGCCTCGGGGTGAGCCCCAGCCCGGGGACCCGGCACAGCGCCGGGACCAGACCCCTCGTGCGGGAGCCGTGCGGCCCCACCTCTTCTCAGGACCCTGAGCTAGTTATCCCCGAGGGGCTGCAGGCCCGGGAGGGCCCCTGTAGGAGCCCGGCGCGTGGCGGGGACTGCAGCAGGAACTCCTGCCTGGCGCGGCATCGCGGGGCGCCCGCTGGGGAGACGCCACCCGTGTGTGAACCCTGTCCAGAGCGGCTCCGGAACCGCCCCCGGACTCAACTGTGTGAGGTCCACAGGGACTGTTGGCCGTGCCAACCGGGGACTGGCGCTCCGACCCGCCCGAGGACCCCAAAGCCGACCTCCCGTGGGAGGAGCCCCCTGATGGAGCAGCCCCGGGCTTGCGCGTGCGGAGAGGCCTTGGCGTGGAGGGCCCTGCGGATCCCCCAGGAGAGGCTGCAGGCGACGGAGGAGCCCCGTCCGTGTGCCCGGTGCGGGAAGCGCTTCCGCCCCAACCAGCAGCAGCGGACAGGCAAGGGCCCCCCAGTGTGTCCTGAATGCGGCCAAACCTCGCGACCTCGCCCGATTGTCCCCGATCCTCCGGCCCAGCGACTGTACGCTTGCGACGAGTGCGGCAAGGCCTTCACGCGCACCTCCAGCCTGCTGCAGCACCAGCGCATCCACACGGGCGAGCGGCCCTACGAGTGCGCCGAGTGCGGCAAGGCCTTCGTGCGCTGCTCCGGCCTGTACCGCCACCAGAAGACGCACTCGGCCGAGCGCCACCGGCGCGGCCCCGTCCTGGCCCGGCGCGCCTTGCGTCTAGGGTGCCCGCCCTGCGGGGACTGCAGCGAGCGGAGTCCCCGACGGGGGTCGGGAACTGGGGAGAAGCCGTACGAGTGCGCCGACTGCGCCAAGGCCTTCGGGCTGTTCTCGCACCTCGTGGAGCACCGGCGCGTGCACACCGGCGAGAAGCCCTACGCGTGCCCCGAGTGCGGCAAGGCCTTCAACCAGCGCTCGAACCTGAGCCGGCACCAGCGCACGCACAGCAGTGCCAAGCCCTACGCGTGCCCACTGTGCGAAAAGGCCTTCAAGGGCCGCTCGGGCCTGGTGCAACACCAGCGCGCGCACACCGGCGAGCGGCCCTATGGCTGCCCCGAGTGCGGCAAGACCTTCCGCGGCTGCTCCGAGCTGCGCCAGCACGAGCGCCTGCACTCGGGCGAGAAGCCCTACATCTGCCGCGACTGCGGCAAGGCCTTCGTGCGCAACTGCAGCCTGGTGCGCCACCTGCGCACGCACACGGGCGAGCGGCCCTACGCGTGCGGGGAGTGCGGCCGCGCCTTCAGCCAACGATCCAACCTCAACGAGCACCAGAAGCGGCACGCGGGCCGCGCCGCGCCTTGA